The following coding sequences are from one Candoia aspera isolate rCanAsp1 chromosome 13, rCanAsp1.hap2, whole genome shotgun sequence window:
- the RSL24D1 gene encoding probable ribosome biogenesis protein RLP24, with product MRVEKCYFCSGPVYPGHGLLFVRNDCKAFRFCRSKCHRSFQKKRNPRKVRWTKAFRRSAGKELAVDRSFEFEKRRNEPLKYQRELWNQTVEAMKRVEEIKRRRQAKFVWNRLKKGKELQKAQDIKEVKQNIHLIQAPHAGKAKLLEEKMIPVMQDTVSMEDS from the exons atgcGCGTGGAGAAGTGCTACTTCTGCTCCGGGCCGGTGTACCCGGGTCACGGGCTGCTTTTCGTCCGCAATGACTGCAAG GCGTTCCGGTTCTGCCGGTCCAAGTGCCACCGGAGCTTCCAGAAAAAGCGCAACCCGCGGAAGGTGCGCTGGACCAAGGCCTTCCGCCGGTCGGCGGGCAAGGAGCTGGCGGTg GACCGGTCCTTTGAGTTCGAGAAGCGGCGGAACGAGCCCCTGAAGTATCAGCGGGAGCTGTGGAACCAGACCG TGGAAGCCATGAAGAGAGTGGAAGAGATCAAGCGAAGGCGGCAGGCCAAGTTCGTCTGGAACAG attaaagaaggggaaagagttaCAGAAAGCACAAGATATCAAGGAAGTCAAACAAAACATCCACCTCATCCAGGCCCCCCATGCAG GCAAAGCCAAGTTACTGGAGGAAAAGATGATCCCGGTGATGCAGGACACAGTGTCCATGGAAGATTCTTGA
- the RAB27A gene encoding ras-related protein Rab-27A, protein MSDGDYDYLIKFLALGDSGVGKTSFLYQYTDGKFNSKFITTVGIDFREKRMVYRSNRPDGVSGRGQRIHLQLWDTAGQERFRSLTTAFFRDAMGFLLLFDLTSEQSFLSVRNWMSQLQTHAYCKSPDVVLCGNKSDLEEQRVVKEDDAKELAEKYGAPYFETSAASGANVGPAVETLLRLLMERMERCVDRAWIAEGAGRPNGLGRAETAPGPRQASKCGC, encoded by the exons ATGTCTGACGGGGACTACGACTACCTCATCAAGTTCCTAGCCCTGGGTGACTCTGGGGTTGGAAAGACCAGTTTCCTTTACCAGTACACAGACGGGAAATTCAATTCCAAATTCATCACAACCGTTGGCATTGATTTCCGGGAAAAGAGGATG GTATACCGATCCAACAGACCAGATGGGGTCAGCGGCCGAGGGCAGAGAATCCATCTTCAGCTGTGGGACACAGCTGGGCAAGAAAG GTTCCGTAGCTTGACAACAGCCTTCTTCAGAGATGCCATGGGCTTTCTTCTCCTCTTCGATCTGACTAGTGAGCAAAGCTTCCTCAGTGTCCGAAACTGGATGA GCCAGTTGCAAACTCACGCGTATTGCAAAAGCCCCGATGTGGTTCTGTGTGGAAACAAAAGCGACCTGGAGGAGCAGCGGGTGGTGAAGGAAGACGATGCCAAGGAGCTTGCAGAAAAATATGG GGCCCCCTACTTCGAGACCAGCGCCGCCAGCGGCGCCAACGTGGGCCCGGCCGTCGAGACGCTGCTGCGACTGCTCATGGAGCGCATGGAGCGGTGCGTCGACCGGGCCTGGATCGCCGAAGGGGCGGGGCGGCCCAATGGCCTCGGCCGCGCCGAGACGGCCCCAGGGCCGCGGCAGGCGAGCAAGTGCGGCTGCTGA
- the PIGB gene encoding GPI mannosyltransferase 3 isoform X1, whose amino-acid sequence MEPGRGTPAGRPRKRKSERRGGPEGPERRAAGGPAAPRRLLALSLALRLVCCVSVRTSFVPDEYWQSLEVAHRAAFGYGSLTWEWAEGLRSPLYPLLFAGLYKVLQLLAKDEAPLLIWLPRVFQAVLAAFADVKLYSLAKRLDNIETAKWVYFCQLCSWFTWYCCTRTLTNTMEAVLTTFALRCYPTEGTKMENSRCYLALVALACVIRPTAAILWAPLLLWHFVKESDKRHLLWGTCLPVGLIALGGSLVVDRVFFGKWVVVPLNFLKFNVLHDLAAFYGSHSWHWYFTQGLPVILGPHLPFFLHGCFHASRKHRVFLVVVLWTVAAYSVLRHKEFRFIYPILPICMLFCGRSLAQLKRWRRAAVSFLLSSNLLLALYTGLVHQRGTLDVMAYLRELCSPLAQKQASVLLLMPCHSTPFYSHIHCPLQLRFLQCPPDLMGRANYLDEAELFYSHPLQWLSGEFPNATATQLPSHLVFFNVLEQEISPFLISNSYVKAATFFHTHMPQGRVGSHIYVFENLFWRRLAKLV is encoded by the exons ATGGAGCCGGGCAGGGGGACGCCTGCCGGGAGGCCTCGGAAGCGGAAGTCGGAGCGGCGCGGGGGACCGGAGGGGCCGGagcggcgggcggcgggcggccCCGCGGCCCCCCGGCGGCTCCTGGCGCTGAGCCTGGCGCTGCGGCTGGTCTGCTGCGTCTCGGTGCGGACCAGCTTCGTCCCGGACGAGTATTGGCAGTCGCTGGAGGTGGCGCACCGGGCAGCCTTCGG ATACGGGAGCCTGACCTGGGAGTGGGCCGAGGGCCTGCGCAGCCCGCTGTACCCGCTGCTCTTCGCGGGCCTCTACAAGGTGCTGCAGCTGCTGGCGAAGGACGAGGCGCCGCTGCTG ATTTGGCTCCCTAGGGTTTTCCAGGCAGTTCTGGCAGCATTTGCAGATGTGAAGTTATATTCCTTAGCAAAGCGACTGGACAACATTGAGACGGCCAAATGGGTG TACTTTTGCCAGTTGTGCTCTTGGTTCACATGGTACTGTTGTACCAGGACCCTGACCAACACCATGGAAGCGGTTCTCACCACCTTTGCCCTTCGTTGCTATCCCACGGAAGGCACCAAAATGGAGAACAG CAGGTGCTATCTGGCCCTGGTTGCATTGGCGTGCGTCATCCGCCCAACAGCTGCCATTCTGTGGGCCCCGCTGCTGCTCTGGCACTTCGTAAAGGAGTCTGACAAGAGGCACCTCCTCTGGGGCACTTGCCTTCCAGTGGG ACTAATCGCTTTGGGAGGTTCGTTAGTAGTCGACAGGGTCTTTTTTGGCAAG TGGGTTGTGGTTCCACTCAACTTTCTGAAGTTTAATGTCCTGCATGATTTGGCTGCCTTCTATGGATCCCACTCCTGGCACTGGTATTTCACCCAGGGCTTGCCAGTGATCCTGGGCCCTCACCTGCCTTTCTTCCTCCATGGCTGCTTCCACGCTTCGAGGAAGCATCGTGTGTTCTTGGTGGTCGTGCTTTGGACGGTGGCAGCCTACAG CGTACTTCGTCACAAAGAATTCCGATTTATCTATCCCATCCTGCCCATCTGCATGCTCTTCTGTG GGCGTTCACTGGCTCAGCTGAAGAGGTGGAGAAGGGCCGCCGTCTCCTTTCTGTTGAGCTCCAACCTGCTCCTTGCCCTCTACACTGGGCTGGTCCATCAGCGTGGCACTCTTGATGTGATGGCTTACCTCCGGGAGCTCTGCAGCCCTTTGGCCCAAAAGCAGGCATCCGTTCTCCTGCTAATGCCCTGTCATTCAACTCCTTTCTACAG CCATATTCACTGTCCACTGCAACTGAGATTTCTTCAGTGCCCTCCAGATTTGATGGGAAGAGCCAACTATCTTGATGAAGCTGAGTTATTTTACTCCCACCCTCTCCAGTGGCTCAGCGGAGAGTTCCCTAATGCCACTGCCACGCAGCTGCCCTCCCACCTGGTCTTCTTCAACGTTCTTGAGCAG GAAATATCACCGTTTCTGATTTCAAACAGTTATGTAAAAGCTGCCACATTCTTTCACACCCATATGCCTCAAGGACGAGTTGGAAGCCACATTTATGTATTCGAAAACTTATTTTGGAGACGATTGGCCAAACTGGTTTAA
- the PIGB gene encoding GPI mannosyltransferase 3 isoform X2, translating into MEPGRGTPAGRPRKRKSERRGGPEGPERRAAGGPAAPRRLLALSLALRLVCCVSVRTSFVPDEYWQSLEVAHRAAFGYGSLTWEWAEGLRSPLYPLLFAGLYKVLQLLAKDEAPLLIWLPRVFQAVLAAFADVKLYSLAKRLDNIETAKWVYFCQLCSWFTWYCCTRTLTNTMEAVLTTFALRCYPTEGTKMENRLIALGGSLVVDRVFFGKWVVVPLNFLKFNVLHDLAAFYGSHSWHWYFTQGLPVILGPHLPFFLHGCFHASRKHRVFLVVVLWTVAAYSVLRHKEFRFIYPILPICMLFCGRSLAQLKRWRRAAVSFLLSSNLLLALYTGLVHQRGTLDVMAYLRELCSPLAQKQASVLLLMPCHSTPFYSHIHCPLQLRFLQCPPDLMGRANYLDEAELFYSHPLQWLSGEFPNATATQLPSHLVFFNVLEQEISPFLISNSYVKAATFFHTHMPQGRVGSHIYVFENLFWRRLAKLV; encoded by the exons ATGGAGCCGGGCAGGGGGACGCCTGCCGGGAGGCCTCGGAAGCGGAAGTCGGAGCGGCGCGGGGGACCGGAGGGGCCGGagcggcgggcggcgggcggccCCGCGGCCCCCCGGCGGCTCCTGGCGCTGAGCCTGGCGCTGCGGCTGGTCTGCTGCGTCTCGGTGCGGACCAGCTTCGTCCCGGACGAGTATTGGCAGTCGCTGGAGGTGGCGCACCGGGCAGCCTTCGG ATACGGGAGCCTGACCTGGGAGTGGGCCGAGGGCCTGCGCAGCCCGCTGTACCCGCTGCTCTTCGCGGGCCTCTACAAGGTGCTGCAGCTGCTGGCGAAGGACGAGGCGCCGCTGCTG ATTTGGCTCCCTAGGGTTTTCCAGGCAGTTCTGGCAGCATTTGCAGATGTGAAGTTATATTCCTTAGCAAAGCGACTGGACAACATTGAGACGGCCAAATGGGTG TACTTTTGCCAGTTGTGCTCTTGGTTCACATGGTACTGTTGTACCAGGACCCTGACCAACACCATGGAAGCGGTTCTCACCACCTTTGCCCTTCGTTGCTATCCCACGGAAGGCACCAAAATGGAGAACAG ACTAATCGCTTTGGGAGGTTCGTTAGTAGTCGACAGGGTCTTTTTTGGCAAG TGGGTTGTGGTTCCACTCAACTTTCTGAAGTTTAATGTCCTGCATGATTTGGCTGCCTTCTATGGATCCCACTCCTGGCACTGGTATTTCACCCAGGGCTTGCCAGTGATCCTGGGCCCTCACCTGCCTTTCTTCCTCCATGGCTGCTTCCACGCTTCGAGGAAGCATCGTGTGTTCTTGGTGGTCGTGCTTTGGACGGTGGCAGCCTACAG CGTACTTCGTCACAAAGAATTCCGATTTATCTATCCCATCCTGCCCATCTGCATGCTCTTCTGTG GGCGTTCACTGGCTCAGCTGAAGAGGTGGAGAAGGGCCGCCGTCTCCTTTCTGTTGAGCTCCAACCTGCTCCTTGCCCTCTACACTGGGCTGGTCCATCAGCGTGGCACTCTTGATGTGATGGCTTACCTCCGGGAGCTCTGCAGCCCTTTGGCCCAAAAGCAGGCATCCGTTCTCCTGCTAATGCCCTGTCATTCAACTCCTTTCTACAG CCATATTCACTGTCCACTGCAACTGAGATTTCTTCAGTGCCCTCCAGATTTGATGGGAAGAGCCAACTATCTTGATGAAGCTGAGTTATTTTACTCCCACCCTCTCCAGTGGCTCAGCGGAGAGTTCCCTAATGCCACTGCCACGCAGCTGCCCTCCCACCTGGTCTTCTTCAACGTTCTTGAGCAG GAAATATCACCGTTTCTGATTTCAAACAGTTATGTAAAAGCTGCCACATTCTTTCACACCCATATGCCTCAAGGACGAGTTGGAAGCCACATTTATGTATTCGAAAACTTATTTTGGAGACGATTGGCCAAACTGGTTTAA